A genomic window from Massilia sp. METH4 includes:
- a CDS encoding CheR family methyltransferase → MEHPAHPTAPSPPPATQPSQNEILFPVVGIGASAGGYAALSTLLQNLPPDPGMALVIILHLPPHLRSNADRVLQGCTPLPVVQVTHTMPILPNRVYVIPPDRSLRMEDGRLVPGELDRKLGDPTTIDQFFRTLAMAHREKAVGVVLSGMGADGTAGLACIKELGGVSIVQLPEDAEERSMPRSAIESGMADFVLTAAQIPHQLLELRDVNQVIRRHAEAGNAADGVPVDAGPDPQRTVRDILALLHACTGHDFRDHKEPTLLRRLERRLQVRGLPDLPAYLQLLRRDASEPAALLKDLLIGVTRFFRDPHAFDALERVVLPRLFRDRQPGDEVRAWVAACSTGEEAYSLAMLLDGQVAGTTHRPSIQVFASDIDAHALRAARSGKYPAAIAADVAPGRLERYFTREDDGYRVRSSLRDQILFAEHNVLRDPAFSRLDLITCRNFLIYLNRETYRYVLQVFHFALSPGGYLMLGSAESAEEVLHLFEPIDATHRIYQARPLAHGRPRVPVPAPRQAPGPVPAAVCEHAPAAPRPSHMFSVAEIHLRQAAALAPPSILVNAHSEILHIAEGAGAYLRHAGGEPTRELLALAPPGLRMALRVTLFQAEKSGKPAATGPVHYASEEGSRCVDVAVHPFRDEGAGEALMLVVFRDVVAATQQVPAGRPQDQSLLEQLSEDLHQTRARLRETIEQAEASMAELRTANEEWQTAVEELRAATEDREAAQAEQLSANEELKTVVHRLQLDLADAARTNDDLDNLITSSNVATLFLDRDMRILRYTPRVADLFNVIPADVGRPLQHITNHLDRPQLADEAAMVFKTLQPLEREARSTDGRDYIVRVHPYRTSQDRIEGAVMTFFDITGRRVADEALRRSEERFRTLAGTAPALIWQNDERGDNVFINRYFADFAGGEMHGGGWHAIVHPDDADEYIGSYLDAVRERSVFRNRVRLRRHDGQWRWIDNHAQPLLGADGAYLGHVGVSLDITDLMQAQQALADSERRMRVAVDATDMGVYEWNIEDDTTEADARTAALFGFKSGADVVWVRVITERIHPEDGAAYASAVKRALKPGGTGRLREEVRLLLPDGTVRWLAVTGQTFFAGTPPRAISMTGTVRDITARKEAPAATPPSS, encoded by the coding sequence ATGGAGCACCCCGCACACCCGACAGCACCCAGCCCGCCCCCAGCCACCCAGCCGAGCCAGAACGAGATCCTGTTCCCCGTCGTCGGCATCGGCGCCTCCGCTGGCGGCTACGCGGCCCTGTCCACGCTGCTGCAGAACCTGCCGCCGGACCCCGGCATGGCACTGGTGATCATCCTGCACCTGCCGCCCCACCTGCGCAGCAACGCCGACCGCGTGCTGCAGGGTTGCACGCCGCTACCCGTGGTGCAGGTCACGCACACGATGCCGATCCTGCCCAACCGGGTCTACGTGATCCCGCCCGACCGCTCGCTGCGCATGGAGGATGGCCGCCTCGTGCCCGGCGAGCTCGATCGCAAGCTGGGCGACCCCACCACGATCGACCAGTTCTTCCGCACGCTGGCCATGGCGCACCGGGAAAAGGCCGTGGGGGTTGTGTTGTCGGGCATGGGGGCGGACGGCACCGCCGGCCTCGCGTGCATCAAGGAGCTGGGCGGCGTGTCCATCGTCCAGCTGCCGGAGGATGCCGAAGAGCGCAGCATGCCCCGCTCGGCGATCGAGTCGGGCATGGCGGACTTCGTGCTCACCGCGGCGCAGATTCCGCATCAGCTGCTGGAACTGCGCGACGTCAACCAGGTCATCCGCCGGCACGCGGAGGCGGGCAACGCGGCGGACGGCGTGCCGGTCGATGCAGGGCCCGACCCGCAGCGCACGGTGCGCGACATCCTCGCATTGCTGCATGCGTGCACCGGCCACGACTTTCGCGACCACAAGGAGCCCACGCTGCTGCGCCGGCTGGAGCGGCGCCTGCAGGTACGCGGCCTGCCCGACCTGCCGGCCTACCTGCAGCTGCTGCGGCGCGATGCGAGCGAACCGGCGGCGCTGCTGAAGGACCTGCTGATCGGCGTCACCCGCTTCTTCCGCGATCCCCACGCGTTCGATGCCCTCGAGCGCGTCGTGCTGCCGCGGCTGTTCCGCGATCGCCAGCCGGGGGACGAGGTGCGCGCCTGGGTGGCCGCCTGCTCCACCGGCGAGGAGGCGTATTCGCTGGCCATGCTGCTGGACGGGCAGGTGGCCGGCACCACGCATCGCCCGTCGATCCAGGTATTCGCCTCGGATATCGATGCGCATGCGCTGCGCGCTGCGCGCAGCGGGAAGTATCCCGCGGCGATCGCGGCGGACGTGGCGCCGGGCCGGCTGGAGCGCTATTTCACGCGCGAGGACGACGGCTACCGCGTGCGCTCCTCGCTGCGCGACCAGATCCTCTTTGCCGAGCATAATGTGCTGCGCGACCCGGCGTTCTCGCGGCTGGACCTGATCACCTGCCGCAACTTCCTCATCTACCTGAACCGGGAAACCTACCGCTACGTGCTGCAGGTGTTCCACTTCGCGCTGAGTCCGGGCGGCTACCTGATGCTGGGCAGCGCCGAAAGCGCGGAGGAAGTGCTGCACCTGTTCGAGCCCATCGATGCCACGCATCGCATCTACCAGGCCAGGCCGCTCGCGCACGGCCGACCGCGGGTGCCGGTCCCGGCGCCGCGCCAGGCGCCGGGGCCGGTACCGGCGGCGGTGTGCGAGCACGCTCCGGCCGCGCCGCGCCCGAGCCACATGTTCTCGGTCGCCGAGATCCACCTGCGGCAGGCGGCGGCGCTGGCCCCGCCCAGCATCCTGGTGAACGCGCACAGCGAGATCCTGCACATCGCCGAAGGGGCGGGTGCCTACCTGCGGCACGCCGGCGGCGAACCGACCCGCGAATTGCTGGCGCTGGCGCCGCCCGGGCTGCGCATGGCGCTGCGGGTAACGTTGTTCCAGGCGGAGAAGAGCGGCAAGCCGGCTGCCACGGGCCCGGTGCACTACGCGAGCGAGGAGGGCAGCCGCTGCGTGGACGTCGCCGTGCACCCGTTCCGCGACGAGGGCGCCGGGGAAGCCCTGATGCTGGTGGTGTTCCGCGACGTCGTCGCGGCGACCCAGCAGGTGCCCGCCGGCCGGCCACAGGATCAGTCGCTTCTGGAACAGCTGTCGGAAGACCTGCACCAGACGCGCGCGCGGCTGCGCGAGACGATCGAGCAGGCCGAGGCCTCGATGGCCGAACTGCGCACCGCCAACGAGGAATGGCAGACCGCCGTGGAGGAACTGCGCGCGGCAACGGAAGACCGCGAGGCGGCCCAGGCCGAGCAGCTGTCCGCCAACGAGGAACTGAAGACGGTGGTCCACCGGTTGCAGCTCGACCTGGCCGACGCCGCGCGCACCAACGACGACCTGGACAACCTGATCACGTCGTCGAACGTGGCCACGCTGTTCCTCGACCGCGACATGCGCATCCTGCGCTACACGCCGCGCGTGGCGGACCTGTTCAACGTGATCCCGGCGGACGTGGGCCGGCCGCTTCAGCACATCACGAACCACCTCGACCGCCCTCAGCTGGCGGATGAAGCGGCCATGGTATTCAAGACGCTGCAGCCGCTGGAACGCGAAGCGCGCAGCACGGACGGGCGCGACTACATCGTGCGCGTGCATCCCTACCGCACGTCGCAGGACCGCATCGAAGGTGCCGTGATGACGTTCTTCGACATCACCGGCCGCCGCGTGGCCGACGAGGCGCTGCGCCGCTCCGAAGAACGCTTCCGCACCCTCGCCGGCACCGCCCCGGCGCTGATCTGGCAGAACGACGAACGAGGCGACAACGTATTCATCAACCGCTACTTTGCCGACTTCGCCGGCGGCGAGATGCACGGCGGCGGCTGGCATGCGATCGTGCATCCGGACGATGCCGACGAATACATCGGCAGCTACCTGGACGCCGTGCGCGAGCGCAGCGTCTTCCGCAACCGCGTCCGCCTGCGCCGGCACGACGGCCAGTGGCGCTGGATCGACAATCACGCCCAACCGCTGTTAGGGGCGGATGGCGCTTACCTGGGCCATGTGGGCGTGTCGCTGGACATCACGGACCTCATGCAGGCGCAGCAGGCGCTGGCCGACAGCGAGCGGCGCATGCGCGTGGCCGTGGATGCCACCGACATGGGCGTCTACGAGTGGAATATCGAGGACGACACCACCGAGGCCGATGCGCGCACCGCCGCGCTCTTCGGCTTCAAGTCGGGCGCGGACGTGGTCTGGGTCCGCGTCATCACCGAGCGCATCCATCCCGAAGACGGCGCCGCCTACGCCAGCGCCGTCAAGCGCGCCCTCAAGCCGGGCGGCACGGGCCGGCTGCGCGAGGAAGTGCGGCTGCTGCTGCCGGATGGTACGGTGCGCTGGCTGGCCGTCACCGGGCAGACGTTCTTCGCGGGCACGCCGCCGCGTGCCATCTCCATGACCGGCACCGTGCGCGACATCACCGCACGCAAGGAAGCCCCCGCCGCTACTCCGCCATCTTCCTGA
- a CDS encoding TonB-dependent receptor, producing MKIRPPVVLRRSLIAICIQTALYPQMVRAQEAPQDSQIEVVTVTAQKRKEDPAKVAMSISAVSGTQLQSQHVNDITDLTRIVPNISFTAATGNGGAGPGTSNIEVRGISSGAGAATVGIYLGDVSLTVGNVYTMGAVEPKFFDIDRVEVLRGPQATLYGASSMGGTIKFVPNEPDLKERAFDIYLESSSLRGGSAGYSASAVANLPLIDNELALRFGVQAQRAGGFVDQVDGDGAVLAKDINEVDDQEVRLALKWKPTAALTVTPSVYYQKVDAKDISAFNLELPRYQAQKQVREPSKDILQTTNVLVNWDLGWADLTSSTSHFKRKFDRTQNGSAYNSYSLSTFLTSTEDGGTAPPELIEAVAALPSAVYLNNRVRQVSQELRLASRPYIADKYGQALSPWTWLAGLYFSNQHTNINENDPIFGVNATFERFGFSTADPDLLPDARPNAFPNDNAFMGIFHYHERQSSVFGEVNYYFTPALHLTVGARYLKGTSTLDQQNGLYLAGAGNTSNARLSSTSFMPKYALTWEVDPAHTVYGTAAKGFRLGGSNVFVPPTTCAPDLEANGLAEGPATYEPDSLWNYEVGSKSRFLNNRLAVNAALFYAKWKNIQQGVYLPTCTYTYNANAGNAVSKGVEIDIKARPLPGLTLSAAGGYTDAELSNDEGIRNGVIGAVRGAKVQGVPKYNAAVSAQYNFAVGANMSGFVAGGVQWVGSSKGSLNPESIDYDRPAYHTADFSGGLSFSRYKLSVFVKNAFDDDTVIQHPQVASIVQGYRVAPRSVGVSLAAKF from the coding sequence ATGAAAATCCGCCCGCCCGTCGTATTGCGCCGTTCCCTCATTGCCATCTGCATCCAAACGGCGCTTTATCCGCAGATGGTGCGGGCGCAGGAAGCCCCTCAGGACAGCCAGATCGAAGTCGTCACCGTCACCGCCCAGAAGCGCAAGGAAGACCCGGCCAAGGTCGCCATGAGCATCTCCGCCGTCAGCGGCACACAGCTGCAATCGCAGCACGTGAACGACATCACGGACCTGACGCGCATCGTGCCCAATATCTCGTTCACGGCGGCCACCGGCAACGGCGGCGCCGGTCCCGGCACGTCGAATATCGAGGTGCGCGGCATCAGCTCGGGCGCGGGTGCGGCCACGGTGGGCATCTACCTGGGGGATGTGTCGCTCACGGTCGGCAATGTGTACACGATGGGCGCGGTGGAGCCGAAGTTCTTCGACATCGACCGGGTGGAAGTGCTGCGCGGGCCGCAGGCCACGCTGTACGGCGCCAGCTCGATGGGCGGCACCATCAAGTTCGTGCCGAACGAGCCGGATTTGAAGGAGCGCGCGTTCGACATCTACCTCGAATCCTCCTCGCTGCGCGGCGGCAGCGCCGGCTACTCGGCATCGGCCGTGGCCAACCTGCCGCTGATCGACAACGAGCTGGCGCTGCGGTTCGGCGTGCAGGCGCAGCGCGCCGGCGGGTTCGTCGACCAGGTCGACGGCGATGGCGCCGTGCTGGCGAAGGATATCAACGAGGTAGACGACCAGGAAGTGCGCCTGGCTCTCAAGTGGAAGCCCACCGCCGCGCTGACGGTCACGCCGTCGGTGTACTACCAGAAGGTGGATGCCAAGGACATCTCCGCCTTCAACCTCGAGCTGCCCCGCTACCAGGCGCAGAAGCAGGTGCGCGAGCCTTCGAAGGACATCCTGCAGACGACCAACGTGCTGGTGAACTGGGACCTGGGCTGGGCCGACCTCACGTCGAGCACCAGCCATTTCAAGCGCAAATTCGACCGCACCCAGAACGGCTCGGCTTACAACAGCTATTCGCTGTCGACCTTCCTCACGTCGACGGAAGACGGCGGCACGGCGCCACCCGAACTGATCGAGGCCGTTGCTGCCCTGCCCTCGGCCGTTTACCTGAACAACCGGGTGCGGCAGGTGTCGCAGGAGCTGCGGCTCGCCTCGCGACCGTATATCGCCGACAAGTACGGCCAGGCGCTGTCGCCGTGGACCTGGCTGGCCGGCCTGTACTTCTCCAACCAGCACACGAACATCAACGAGAACGACCCGATCTTCGGCGTGAACGCCACCTTCGAACGGTTCGGCTTCAGCACCGCCGATCCCGACCTGCTGCCGGACGCCCGGCCGAACGCCTTCCCGAACGACAATGCCTTCATGGGCATCTTCCACTATCACGAACGGCAAAGCTCGGTGTTCGGCGAGGTGAATTACTACTTCACCCCGGCCCTGCACCTCACCGTGGGTGCGCGCTACCTGAAGGGCACGTCCACGCTCGACCAGCAGAACGGCCTGTACCTGGCCGGCGCGGGCAACACGAGCAACGCCCGCCTGTCGTCCACGTCGTTCATGCCGAAATACGCGCTGACCTGGGAAGTCGATCCCGCCCACACCGTCTACGGCACGGCCGCGAAGGGCTTCCGGCTGGGCGGCTCCAACGTGTTCGTGCCGCCCACCACCTGCGCGCCCGACCTGGAAGCGAATGGCCTGGCCGAAGGCCCCGCCACCTACGAGCCGGACAGCCTGTGGAACTACGAGGTGGGCAGCAAATCGCGCTTCCTGAACAACCGGCTGGCGGTGAATGCCGCGCTGTTCTACGCGAAGTGGAAGAACATCCAGCAAGGCGTGTACCTGCCGACCTGCACGTACACGTACAACGCCAACGCCGGCAATGCGGTCAGCAAGGGCGTCGAGATCGACATCAAGGCGCGGCCCCTGCCCGGCCTGACGCTGAGCGCGGCCGGCGGCTACACGGATGCCGAGCTGTCGAACGACGAGGGCATCCGCAATGGCGTGATCGGCGCGGTGCGCGGCGCGAAGGTGCAAGGGGTACCGAAATACAATGCGGCGGTGAGCGCCCAGTATAACTTCGCGGTGGGGGCGAACATGAGCGGCTTCGTGGCCGGTGGCGTGCAATGGGTGGGGTCGAGCAAGGGCTCGCTCAATCCGGAATCGATCGATTACGACCGGCCTGCCTATCACACCGCCGACTTCAGCGGCGGGCTGTCCTTCTCGCGCTACAAGCTGAGCGTGTTCGTGAAGAATGCGTTCGATGACGATACGGTGATCCAGCATCCTCAGGTGGCGTCGATCGTGCAGGGGTATCGGGTGGCGCCGCGCAGCGTTGGGGTGAGCCTGGCAGCCAAGTTCTGA
- the aac(6') gene encoding aminoglycoside 6'-N-acetyltransferase, producing the protein MKIVPCTSTNQDGWLDLRRALWSDGSATEHLAEMQAFIDEPGKFAQLVAYSSDGEPAGFVEAAVRHDYVNGTESTPVAFLEGLYVAPPYRRQGLGTLLVAAIVAWGQARGCTELASDALLDNTASHAMHRALGFEETERVVFFRKLI; encoded by the coding sequence ATGAAGATCGTTCCCTGTACCTCGACGAACCAGGATGGTTGGCTGGACCTTCGGCGGGCGCTCTGGTCCGACGGGTCGGCGACCGAGCATCTGGCCGAGATGCAGGCGTTTATCGATGAACCGGGCAAGTTCGCCCAGCTCGTCGCCTACTCATCGGATGGCGAACCGGCCGGCTTCGTCGAAGCGGCAGTGCGCCACGATTACGTGAACGGTACGGAGAGCACGCCGGTGGCGTTCCTTGAAGGACTGTATGTCGCGCCGCCATATCGGCGCCAGGGTCTCGGCACCCTTCTCGTCGCCGCCATCGTGGCGTGGGGCCAGGCGAGGGGTTGCACGGAACTGGCTTCCGATGCGTTACTGGACAATACAGCCAGCCATGCCATGCACCGGGCGCTGGGGTTCGAGGAGACCGAGCGGGTGGTGTTTTTCAGGAAGCTGATCTAG
- a CDS encoding MFS transporter, translated as MSELPKARLAAMSVLFCNGVIYASWGTHVPTIKDKFDLSEANLSLSMLAVALGGILIMARAGRWIAKVGSAGASVKSGVLMAAAAFGILLMPQYALLLFWLALYGAMSAVNDVAANSQAAVVEATFNRPVIGSLHGAFSLGGMFGALVASGWQAMQWPNQWHLAAVCTLCAVLTLSTARWLLPEPPARKNENGEPHDAHALPPGVKRKLVVLGCLAFLALIVEGAMYDWTAVYMRDVAQATGGFVSAGYAAFSVGMAAGRFTGDPVRARFSEGALVLGSCALCIAGLGVALLVPTVGTALAGFLVCGLGVANIIPVMFSSAGRIALANGISPSTGLAVTTRLAYVGLLVGPVIVGFIAHRSDLRIALAFSLLGVVAIAVSSKRVFAFGAPEVPQPSAG; from the coding sequence ATGTCTGAGCTCCCCAAGGCTCGCCTGGCCGCCATGTCCGTGCTGTTCTGCAATGGCGTGATTTATGCCTCCTGGGGTACCCACGTGCCGACCATCAAGGACAAGTTCGACCTGTCGGAGGCGAACCTGTCGCTGTCGATGCTGGCGGTGGCATTGGGCGGCATCCTGATCATGGCGCGGGCGGGGCGGTGGATCGCGAAGGTCGGCAGCGCCGGTGCGTCCGTGAAGAGCGGCGTGCTGATGGCCGCTGCCGCCTTCGGCATCCTGCTGATGCCCCAATACGCGCTGCTGCTGTTCTGGCTGGCGCTGTATGGCGCCATGTCGGCGGTGAACGACGTGGCCGCGAATTCGCAGGCCGCCGTCGTGGAAGCCACGTTCAACCGACCGGTGATCGGTTCGCTGCATGGCGCATTCAGCCTGGGCGGCATGTTTGGCGCGCTTGTCGCGAGCGGCTGGCAGGCGATGCAATGGCCGAACCAGTGGCACCTCGCCGCTGTCTGCACGCTGTGCGCGGTGCTTACCCTGTCGACGGCGCGCTGGCTCTTGCCGGAGCCGCCGGCGCGCAAGAACGAGAACGGCGAGCCGCACGATGCGCATGCGCTGCCGCCCGGCGTGAAGCGCAAGCTCGTGGTGCTGGGTTGCCTGGCATTCCTGGCCCTGATTGTGGAAGGCGCGATGTACGACTGGACGGCCGTCTACATGCGCGATGTGGCGCAGGCCACCGGCGGGTTCGTCAGCGCCGGTTATGCGGCCTTCTCGGTGGGCATGGCGGCCGGGCGCTTCACGGGCGACCCGGTGCGGGCGCGGTTTTCCGAAGGCGCGCTGGTACTCGGCAGCTGCGCGCTGTGCATCGCGGGCCTGGGCGTCGCGCTGCTCGTGCCCACCGTCGGCACGGCATTGGCCGGCTTCCTCGTCTGCGGGCTCGGCGTGGCCAACATCATCCCGGTCATGTTTTCCTCGGCCGGGCGCATTGCGCTGGCCAACGGCATTTCGCCGTCGACCGGGCTGGCCGTCACCACGCGGCTGGCCTATGTGGGGCTGCTGGTGGGGCCGGTGATCGTGGGCTTCATCGCGCACCGGTCCGACCTGCGCATCGCGCTCGCTTTCAGCCTGCTGGGCGTGGTCGCCATCGCCGTGTCGTCAAAGCGGGTGTTCGCGTTCGGCGCACCGGAAGTCCCGCAGCCTTCAGCCGGTTGA
- a CDS encoding LysR family transcriptional regulator: METLSNLECFVRTADAGSFSDAARRIGLTPAAVSRNVAMLEKNLGVRLFHRSTRRLTLTEAGERLREGVAGSLEELQTALAAVSTERAEPSGNLKVSMPPTLGMGWLMPLLPAFRARYTHIRPEWHFENRQVDLVGEGYDAAIGGGFALRPGVVARRLAPAHVIAVAAPDYLRGRELPDHPSRAAPLDWIGLRSLQSNRLRGWTLRNDAGEEAILEAVPALVLSDPMAQRDAALLGLGVAMLAVPDVLPQLTQGTLVRVLPGWHADVGDISLYYASRALLPTKTRAFVDFVTEAFERERLAERFSALPSTG; this comes from the coding sequence ATGGAAACCTTGAGCAACCTGGAATGCTTCGTCCGCACGGCCGACGCGGGCAGCTTTTCCGATGCGGCTCGCCGCATCGGCCTCACACCTGCCGCGGTCAGCCGCAACGTGGCCATGCTGGAAAAGAACCTCGGCGTTCGTCTGTTTCACCGCTCCACCCGCCGCCTGACGCTGACCGAAGCAGGCGAGCGTCTGCGCGAAGGGGTGGCGGGCAGTCTGGAAGAGCTGCAAACGGCTCTCGCCGCCGTATCCACCGAGCGGGCGGAACCATCCGGCAACCTGAAAGTGAGCATGCCACCCACGCTCGGCATGGGCTGGCTGATGCCGCTGCTGCCCGCGTTCCGGGCTCGCTATACGCACATCCGGCCCGAGTGGCATTTCGAGAACCGGCAGGTGGACCTGGTGGGTGAAGGCTATGACGCGGCGATCGGCGGCGGATTCGCGCTGCGCCCTGGCGTAGTGGCCCGCCGGCTTGCACCTGCGCATGTGATCGCGGTGGCGGCGCCGGACTACCTGCGGGGGCGGGAACTGCCCGACCACCCGTCGCGGGCCGCTCCGCTCGACTGGATCGGCTTGCGCTCGCTGCAGAGCAACCGGCTGCGCGGTTGGACATTGCGCAACGACGCGGGCGAGGAAGCGATACTGGAGGCGGTGCCGGCACTGGTGCTGAGCGATCCGATGGCACAGCGCGACGCCGCGCTGCTGGGGCTCGGCGTGGCGATGCTGGCCGTGCCCGACGTGCTACCGCAGCTCACCCAAGGCACATTGGTGCGCGTGCTGCCCGGCTGGCATGCGGACGTGGGCGACATCTCGCTGTATTACGCCAGCCGCGCCTTGCTGCCGACGAAGACGCGCGCCTTCGTGGACTTCGTCACCGAAGCCTTCGAACGCGAGCGCCTGGCGGAACGCTTCTCCGCCCTGCCCTCAACCGGCTGA
- a CDS encoding SDR family oxidoreductase, with translation MNNHLPLQGRVALVTGGSRGIGAAVVRRLARDGADVALSYASSEQRAAAIVSEVEALGRRALAVRADQADPGAVAQLVKSVHAHFGRLDILVNSAGVFVTGAVGDDAVDLAAIERQFAINTGGVAAAVRAAAPLLADGGRIISIGTTGADRIAFAGAADYVASKAAVAAYTRGWARDLGPRNITVNVVQPGAINTEMNPDEGPFAETLRNMTALGRYGQPDEIAAAVAFLAGPDARYITGATLNVDGGQSA, from the coding sequence ATGAACAACCATCTCCCCCTGCAAGGCCGCGTCGCCCTCGTGACCGGCGGTTCGCGCGGCATCGGCGCCGCCGTCGTGCGCCGCCTGGCCCGCGACGGCGCGGACGTCGCCCTCAGCTATGCCAGCTCGGAGCAGCGCGCCGCCGCCATCGTGTCGGAAGTCGAGGCCCTCGGCCGCCGTGCCCTGGCCGTGCGGGCCGACCAGGCCGATCCCGGCGCCGTCGCGCAACTCGTGAAATCGGTGCATGCGCACTTCGGCCGCCTCGATATCCTCGTCAATTCGGCGGGCGTGTTCGTCACCGGCGCGGTGGGCGACGATGCCGTGGACCTGGCCGCCATCGAGCGCCAGTTCGCCATCAATACGGGCGGGGTGGCCGCCGCCGTGCGCGCCGCGGCACCGCTGCTGGCCGATGGCGGCCGCATCATCTCGATCGGCACCACGGGGGCGGACCGCATTGCCTTTGCCGGCGCCGCCGACTACGTGGCATCGAAGGCTGCGGTGGCGGCCTATACGCGCGGCTGGGCGCGCGACCTCGGGCCGCGCAACATCACGGTCAATGTCGTCCAGCCCGGCGCGATCAACACGGAAATGAATCCGGACGAAGGCCCGTTCGCGGAAACGCTGAGGAACATGACCGCGCTGGGACGCTACGGCCAGCCGGACGAGATCGCGGCTGCAGTGGCGTTCCTGGCCGGCCCGGACGCACGCTATATCACCGGCGCCACGCTGAACGTCGATGGCGGCCAGTCGGCCTGA
- a CDS encoding limonene-1,2-epoxide hydrolase family protein encodes MNTPIEIAETFFGHWNHNRIDAALAMLADDVLYDNVPFPDIVGRAEVERFHRGFGIGTDFLLDWQVTHIAAAGNVVLNERIDIFRHRNGGEIVLPVMGTLTVEHGVITVWRDYFDPAEFERQLAKIRNG; translated from the coding sequence ATGAACACCCCGATCGAGATCGCCGAAACCTTCTTTGGCCATTGGAACCACAACCGCATCGACGCCGCGCTGGCAATGCTCGCCGACGATGTCCTGTACGACAACGTGCCGTTCCCCGACATTGTCGGCCGTGCGGAAGTGGAGAGATTCCACCGTGGCTTCGGTATCGGCACCGATTTCCTGCTGGACTGGCAGGTCACGCACATCGCCGCCGCCGGGAACGTGGTGCTGAACGAGCGCATCGACATATTCCGTCACAGGAATGGCGGCGAAATCGTCCTGCCGGTGATGGGCACACTCACCGTCGAGCATGGCGTGATCACGGTGTGGCGCGATTATTTCGACCCGGCCGAGTTCGAGCGGCAGCTGGCGAAGATCAGGAATGGGTGA